In a single window of the Pseudorca crassidens isolate mPseCra1 chromosome 9, mPseCra1.hap1, whole genome shotgun sequence genome:
- the LRRC55 gene encoding leucine-rich repeat-containing protein 55, producing the protein MDTAPAPMASLQHRSCQQPKMGDTWSQLPWPGPPRPAMLLVSLILAAGVMPSDAGTSCPVLCTCHNQVVDCSSQRLFSVPPDLPRDTRNLSLAHNRIAAVPSGYLTCYIELRVLDLRNNSLVELPAGLFLHAKRLAHLDLSYNNLSHVPADMFQAAHGLVHIDLSHNPGLRRVHPRAFQGLAQLRDLDLSYGGLAFLSLEALEGLPGLVTLQIGGNPWVCGCTMEPLLKWLRNRIQRCTTDSQLAECRGPPEVEGAPLFSLTEESFKACHLTLTLDDYLFIAFVGFVVSIASVATNFLLGITANCCHRWSKASEEEEI; encoded by the exons ATGGACACAGCCCCAGCCCCGATGGCCTCCCTTCAGCACCGCTCTTGCCAGCAGCCTAAGATGGGTGACACCTGGTCCCAGCTGCCCTGGCCTGGGCCCCCCCGCCCGGCCATGCTGCTGGTCTCCCTCATCTTGGCCGCAGGGGTGATGCCCTCGGATGCCGGCACCAGCTGCCCGGTCCTTTGCACGTGCCATAACCAGGTGGTGGATTGCAGCAGCCAGCGGCTCTTCTCCGTGCCCCCGGACCTGCCGAGGGACACTCGCAACCTCAGCCTGGCCCACAACCGCATTGCCGCCGTGCCGTCTGGCTACCTCACGTGCTACATAGAGCTCCGGGTGCTGGATTTGCGCAACAACTCCTTGGTCGAACTGCCCGCGGGCCTCTTCCTGCACGCCAAGCGCCTGGCACACCTAGACCTGAGCTACAACAACCTCAGCCACGTGCCGGCCGACATGTTCCAGGCCGCCCACGGCCTCGTGCACATCGACCTGAGCCACAACCCGGGGCTGCGGAGGGTGCACCCGCGGGCCTTCCAGGGCCTGGCGCAGCTCCGGGACCTGGACCTCAGCTACGGGGGCCTGGCCTTCCTCAGCCTCGAGGCTCTCGAGGGCCTGCCGGGGCTGGTGACCCTGCAGATCGGCGGCAACCCCTGGGTATGCGGCTGCACCATGGAGCCCCTGCTGAAGTGGCTGCGGAACCGCATCCAGCGCTGCACGACGG ATTCTCAGCTGGCTGAGTGCCGGGGCCCCCCAGAAGTCGAGGGCGCCCCACTCTTCTCCCTGACCGAGGAGAGCTTCAAGGCCTGCCACTTGACCCTGACCCTGGATGATTACCTCTTCATCGCCTTCGTGGGTTTCGTGGTCTCCATCGCATCCGTGGCCACCAACTTCCTCCTGGGCATCACGGCCAACTGCTGCCACCGCTGGAGCAAGGCCAGCGAAGAGGAGGAGATTTGA